One Papaver somniferum cultivar HN1 chromosome 10, ASM357369v1, whole genome shotgun sequence genomic window carries:
- the LOC113318989 gene encoding uncharacterized protein LOC113318989, producing MDTHQLCLVCKYWRIYPWTQPQPGFSHEQHHRMFRADDIGATVRYYSTIPFYVPPNTDMNYRRRVRDSTRRFEDVIRSHDDVYGITGIIILLESLYYVNSARQEGLMIGALYYGLPAAEHIRLDYPVRPRQQTPSFSNSLVSSTSAQQSQQTPSFSNSLVSTSAQQSQHQRCTACIYLARNCSVSCWFAQFFQPNFSGDFEAVCRSQFERRNLAYNTRTSRQELTSAEITQIQATTRLFEHRIRTVSFPDYGATGIVISLVILLRAVNTCVDFLEDISDDRVQQLVEQYHSPQVPRYPAPSNVNTGSQQQQYQQFYRGAKRLLEQGGPQIHQQRPQQRPRLQGPSNQPAGPCPRPYQRAGPWPQLQQPEIPLLEPALPQPRLQQPVRFPHHPTPFQQPYSPAAFQQPPYQVQMQGFQTRPLPQSQESAVPSQFQHLFAGTNSSSSAISSQSQFQSQQQHYFSTGNSSSAAVVGQPHSSASSILNSSSTAATEFLPAPSVLDDNNWRESSAVVGEPHYPASSNPNSSWTAANESLPAPSLPDDVDWWNFELDQLLKGPSD from the exons ATGGATACACATCAACTGTGCTTAGTTTGCAAATACTGGAGGATATATCCCTGGACGCAGCCACAACCAGGATTTTCACATGAACAACATCATCGTATGTTTAGAGCAGACGATATTGGTGCTACCGTTAGGTACTATAGTACTATCCCTTTTTATGTACCGCCCAATACTGATATGAACTACCGGAGAAGAGTAAGGGATAGCACAAGGCGTTTTGAAGATGTTATTAGAAGTCATGATGATGTCTATGGGATAACTGGAATTATAATACTTCTTGAGTCGCTCTATTATGTAAATTCTGCTCGTCAAGAGGGTCTCATGATAGGTGCACTTTATTACGGATTACCAGCAGCAGAACACATTAGACTAGATTATCCAGTGCGACCTCGACAGCAAACTCCAAGCTTTAGTAACTCATTGGTCTCGTCGACTAGTGCACAGCAATCACAGCAAACTCCAAGCTTTAGTAACTCATTGGTCTCAACTAGTGCACAGCAATCACAGCATCAACGATGTACAGCGTGCATCTATCTTGCGAGAAATTGCTCAGTGAGTTGTTGGTTTGCTCAATTCTTTCAGCCAAATTTTTCGGGAGATTTCGAAGCTGTGTGCCGTTCACAATTTGAACGAAGAAACCTTGCTTATAATACTAGAACTAGTCGTCAGGAACTAACAAGTGCCGAGATCACCCAGATACAGGCGACCACGAGACTTTTTGAACATAGAATTCGAACCGTCTCATTTCCAGATTATGGGGCGACTGGAATTGTGATATCACTGGTTATTCTTTTGCGTGCTGTTAATACTTGTGTTGATTTTCTGGAAGACATCTCCGATGATCGTGTACAACAACTGGTAGAACAATATCATTCTCCACAAGTACCACGATATCCAGCACCAAGCAATGTGAATACG GGAAGTCAGCAACAACAATACCAACAGTTTTACCGTGGGGCCAAGAGATTGCTGGAACAAGGCGGACCACAAATACATCAACAACGACCTCAACAACGACCACGACTGCAAGGACCATCAAATCAACCAGCTGGACCATGTCCTCGACCATATCAGCGAGCTGGACCATGGCCTCAACTACAGCAACCAGAAATACCATTGCTGGAACCAGCTCTACCACAGCCTCGACTACAGCAACCAGTACGATTTCCACATCACCCAACACCATTTCAGCAACCATATTCACCAGCAGCATTTCAGCAACCACCGTACCAAGTACAAATGCAGGGATTTCAAACACGACCACTGCCTCAATCACAGGAATCAGCAGTGCCATCTCAATTTCAGCATCTTTTTGCTGGTACCAATAGCTCCTCATCGGCAATATCATCTCAATCTCAGTTTCAGTCTCAGCAACAGCATTATTTCAGTACCGGCAATTCCTCATCAGCTGCAGTGGTTGGACAACCACATTCTTCAGCATCATCAATTCTTAACAGTTCTTCGACTGCTGCAACTGAATTTCTTCCTGCTCCaagtgttttagatgataataatTGGAGGGAGTCATCTGCTGTGGTTGGAGAACCACATTATCCAGCATCGTCGAATCCTAACAGTTCTTGGACTGCTGCAAATGAATCTCTGCCTGCTCCAAGTCTACCAGATGATGTTGATTGGTGGAACTTCGAGTTGGACCAACTGCTCAAGGGCCCTAGTGATTAG